In the Flavisolibacter tropicus genome, one interval contains:
- a CDS encoding lipocalin family protein → MKRMLLTLTTFCLLFLTNCSKDDSNDSNTNQPPALTKESLAGNYKLTGLFVKLNAIPTEQEVTNNLEACERDDIYNLKTDFSYTYTDAGTKCTPPGDATGTWGLPGNNKIDLDGSRFDVVKWDGKELQISQQGTDPTTGQQGTLRVVFTKQ, encoded by the coding sequence ATGAAACGTATGCTCTTAACCCTTACGACCTTTTGCCTTCTATTCCTCACTAATTGTAGTAAAGACGATAGCAACGATAGCAATACAAACCAGCCGCCTGCATTAACCAAGGAATCATTAGCTGGTAATTATAAATTAACAGGGCTATTTGTAAAGTTAAATGCAATTCCTACAGAGCAAGAAGTGACAAATAACCTGGAAGCCTGCGAAAGGGATGATATTTATAATTTAAAAACAGATTTTTCCTACACTTATACAGATGCGGGAACGAAGTGTACACCTCCAGGAGATGCTACCGGTACGTGGGGGTTGCCTGGAAATAATAAAATTGATTTGGATGGGTCAAGGTTTGATGTAGTGAAATGGGATGGAAAAGAGCTGCAAATTAGTCAGCAGGGAACAGACCCTACTACAGGTCAACAGGGGACTTTACGGGTAGTGTTTACAAAGCAATAG
- a CDS encoding L-threonylcarbamoyladenylate synthase: protein MAEFFEDDIKRAIDVMQRGGVILYPTDTIWGLGCDATNEQAIKRIYEIKQRDDSKSLIVLMAEEKDVLQYVAAPDLAVFDFLEEQERPTTIVYEHAVGLPHNLVATDGSIGIRLTQDLFCRHLIKRFKKPIVSTSANISGEPSPQTFGDISPAIKEQVDYIVSWRQDDVAPALPSQIIKWNNDGTRIVIRS from the coding sequence ATGGCTGAATTTTTTGAAGACGATATTAAGCGTGCTATCGACGTGATGCAACGTGGCGGCGTGATTCTGTACCCAACCGATACTATTTGGGGATTAGGATGTGATGCTACCAATGAGCAAGCCATAAAACGTATTTATGAGATCAAGCAGCGCGATGATAGTAAAAGCCTGATTGTATTGATGGCTGAAGAAAAGGATGTGCTGCAATATGTAGCAGCTCCTGACCTGGCGGTGTTTGATTTTTTAGAAGAACAGGAACGACCAACTACCATAGTGTACGAACATGCAGTAGGTTTGCCTCACAACCTTGTAGCAACAGATGGTTCCATTGGCATTCGATTGACGCAAGATCTTTTCTGCCGTCATTTGATCAAACGGTTCAAAAAACCAATCGTTTCCACATCAGCCAATATTAGTGGCGAGCCATCTCCTCAAACCTTTGGGGATATAAGTCCGGCTATTAAAGAACAGGTAGACTATATCGTTAGCTGGCGCCAGGATGATGTAGCGCCAGCGCTTCCTTCTCAAATCATCAAATGGAATAATGATGGAACGCGTATTGTAATACGATCATAA
- a CDS encoding glycosyltransferase family 4 protein — protein sequence MNIGFDAKRYFHNNTGLGNYSRTLVKGLAQYYPENEYFLFNPKASRRIQKEVNTHVHEVLPTRFLDRKLSSLWRSSGVKKDLRKHKIDLYHGLSHEIPVGIQQTGIKSVVTIHDLIFERYPEQFGKVNVQIYRKKFTYACANADRVIAISKQTKQDIIDYYHTDPAKIDICYQSCNPAFADEIASATKEQVRKKYNLPPAYFLYVGSIIERKNLLNICKAIKQLQGTLNIPLVVIGGGRGYKEKVLQYIAANNLQQQVIFLNDTPAAKNDAAFQKPETFAAIYQMAIAMIYPSYFEGFGIPVLEALWSRLPVITSNVSCMPETGGKAAYYVNPDKPEEIAEGMMAIYNSMELRAKMVQEGIVHAHNFTLEKCAASVMNVYQNLLHG from the coding sequence ATGAACATTGGGTTTGATGCCAAGCGCTATTTTCATAATAATACCGGTTTAGGGAATTATAGCCGTACACTAGTGAAGGGGTTGGCGCAGTATTATCCTGAGAATGAATACTTTTTGTTCAATCCCAAAGCTTCAAGAAGGATTCAAAAAGAAGTCAATACACATGTTCATGAGGTACTGCCAACCCGTTTTTTAGACCGTAAACTTTCTTCTTTGTGGCGTAGCAGCGGTGTTAAAAAAGATCTGCGAAAACACAAGATTGATCTGTATCATGGGTTGAGTCACGAAATTCCAGTAGGCATACAACAAACAGGAATAAAGTCGGTTGTAACCATACACGATTTAATATTTGAACGTTATCCTGAACAGTTTGGAAAAGTAAATGTGCAGATCTACCGTAAAAAATTTACCTACGCCTGTGCGAATGCTGATCGGGTAATTGCTATAAGTAAGCAAACCAAGCAGGATATTATCGACTACTACCATACCGATCCTGCCAAGATTGACATTTGTTACCAAAGTTGTAACCCTGCTTTTGCGGACGAAATAGCTTCTGCAACAAAAGAGCAGGTACGTAAAAAGTACAACCTGCCACCAGCGTATTTTTTATATGTCGGTTCTATAATTGAGCGAAAGAACTTATTGAATATCTGCAAAGCTATTAAGCAGCTACAAGGAACGCTGAACATACCGTTGGTTGTAATTGGAGGAGGTAGAGGGTATAAAGAAAAAGTATTGCAGTATATAGCGGCCAATAATTTACAGCAGCAAGTGATTTTCCTAAATGATACACCAGCAGCTAAAAATGATGCAGCCTTTCAAAAGCCGGAAACTTTCGCAGCTATTTACCAGATGGCCATAGCTATGATCTATCCTTCTTATTTTGAAGGGTTTGGCATTCCGGTGTTAGAGGCCTTGTGGAGTCGACTGCCTGTAATTACTTCGAATGTTTCATGTATGCCAGAAACAGGCGGAAAGGCTGCCTATTACGTTAATCCTGATAAGCCGGAGGAGATTGCAGAAGGTATGATGGCGATCTATAATAGCATGGAGCTGCGAGCGAAAATGGTTCAGGAAGGTATAGTACATGCACATAATTTTACCTTAGAAAAATGTGCGGCCTCTGTTATGAACGTATATCAAAACTTGTTACATGGCTGA
- a CDS encoding DMT family transporter, translated as MPDVKQKLTLAGFLITLSGAILFSTKAILVKLAFAHTPVDALSLLTLRMAFSLPFYLFTAFFISSRTGNKKMTPRQWFITLGLGVTGYYLSSLFDFLGLQYISAGLERLILFLYPTFALLINRFAFHERMERSQQWAVLLTYAGIGVAFASELQLDVNNSNFYWGSFLVFLCAVTYSIYIAGSGRIIPQIGSNKFTAYAMLAATGGILIHFLAKGNYTVLTQGHELWVYGILLAIIATVIPSFMLSNGMKRIGTNNVAIISSIGPISTILQAHYFLGEQITPLQLFGTLLVIIGICLLGWKRNAE; from the coding sequence ATGCCTGATGTAAAGCAAAAACTAACGCTAGCCGGTTTCCTCATTACACTGTCCGGTGCTATACTGTTTTCAACCAAGGCCATTTTGGTCAAGCTGGCCTTTGCACATACACCTGTCGATGCACTGTCGCTGTTAACATTACGCATGGCCTTCTCTCTACCTTTTTACTTGTTTACTGCTTTTTTTATCAGTAGTCGCACCGGTAATAAAAAGATGACACCCCGCCAGTGGTTCATAACATTGGGTTTAGGTGTTACAGGTTATTACCTCAGTAGCTTGTTCGACTTTCTAGGATTACAATACATTTCTGCCGGATTGGAACGACTAATCCTTTTCCTCTACCCCACTTTTGCCTTGCTTATTAACCGGTTTGCTTTTCATGAGCGTATGGAGCGCAGCCAACAATGGGCCGTGCTGCTAACGTATGCGGGTATAGGGGTGGCCTTTGCCAGTGAACTGCAGCTCGATGTAAACAACTCTAATTTCTATTGGGGCAGTTTTTTAGTTTTCCTCTGTGCGGTTACCTATTCCATTTATATTGCCGGCAGTGGCCGTATTATTCCGCAAATTGGGTCTAATAAATTCACAGCATACGCGATGTTAGCCGCTACAGGAGGGATTCTTATACATTTCCTGGCCAAAGGGAATTATACTGTTCTAACACAAGGACATGAACTTTGGGTATATGGTATTTTGTTAGCAATAATAGCTACGGTAATACCCTCATTTATGTTATCCAACGGAATGAAGCGCATTGGTACTAACAATGTGGCCATCATTTCCAGTATTGGCCCTATTTCTACAATCCTTCAGGCGCATTATTTTCTGGGCGAACAAATTACGCCCCTGCAACTGTTTGGTACCCTGTTGGTTATCATTGGCATCTGCCTCTTAGGATGGAAAAGAAATGCGGAATAG
- the miaA gene encoding tRNA (adenosine(37)-N6)-dimethylallyltransferase MiaA: MLDNKTVIIIAGPTAVGKTALGIEAAQYFQTEIISADSRQCYKELNIGVARPSVEELAAVPHHFIASHSITEKVTAATFEQYALEKAGQLFQSNDVVVMVGGTGLYIKAFCEGLDEVPEVSQEIREQIIRSYQENGLEWLQREVQEKDPQFYAVGETQNPHRLMRALEVIEATGQSIIDFRTGGKKERPFNIIKIALDLPREQLYDRINTRVDKMMEQGLVEEVRSVIPYKENNALQTVGYKEVFAYLDGEVSLEEATVLIKRNTRHYAKRQLTWFRKDLAYNWIAPEKDQLKSLLNRINKG, translated from the coding sequence ATGTTGGACAATAAAACTGTTATCATTATTGCGGGACCTACTGCAGTAGGTAAAACAGCCTTGGGTATTGAGGCGGCCCAATACTTTCAAACGGAGATCATTTCTGCCGACTCGAGGCAGTGTTATAAAGAGCTGAATATTGGAGTAGCCCGGCCTTCGGTTGAAGAGTTGGCTGCTGTACCCCATCATTTTATAGCTTCTCATTCCATAACAGAAAAAGTAACAGCCGCTACTTTTGAACAATACGCTTTGGAAAAAGCGGGTCAGTTGTTTCAGAGCAACGATGTGGTGGTAATGGTAGGGGGCACAGGATTATATATAAAAGCGTTTTGTGAAGGATTGGATGAAGTGCCCGAGGTGTCGCAAGAAATAAGAGAGCAGATCATCCGCAGCTACCAGGAAAATGGTTTGGAATGGCTGCAAAGGGAGGTACAGGAAAAGGATCCGCAATTTTATGCGGTAGGAGAAACGCAAAATCCTCACCGACTGATGCGAGCATTGGAAGTAATAGAGGCAACAGGACAGTCGATCATTGATTTTAGAACCGGGGGCAAAAAAGAGCGCCCTTTCAACATTATAAAAATTGCTTTGGATTTGCCGAGAGAGCAGCTTTATGACCGCATTAATACGCGGGTAGATAAAATGATGGAGCAGGGATTGGTAGAAGAAGTGCGATCTGTAATACCCTATAAAGAGAACAATGCCTTACAAACAGTAGGATATAAAGAAGTCTTTGCTTACCTGGATGGTGAAGTAAGCTTAGAGGAAGCCACTGTATTGATCAAACGAAATACAAGGCATTATGCAAAGCGCCAGCTAACCTGGTTTCGAAAGGACTTAGCTTATAACTGGATAGCACCCGAAAAAGACCAACTGAAGAGCTTGCTAAACCGCATAAATAAAGGGTAG
- a CDS encoding DUF2147 domain-containing protein yields MKKATFTLILTLISLFTLKVFAQTMQDLPDKILGVYWSPKKDAKIEIYINGNHYFGKTIWTAVSRKDTQNPDQRLRKRDLLGINLLTDFSYDDGVYVDGQIYDPENGKTYSCKISFSGRNLKVRGYIGISLLGRTETFERVL; encoded by the coding sequence ATGAAAAAAGCAACATTCACCCTCATTCTCACTCTTATCTCTTTATTTACTCTTAAAGTATTTGCTCAAACAATGCAAGACTTACCGGATAAAATATTGGGTGTCTACTGGTCTCCAAAAAAAGATGCGAAGATTGAAATATATATAAATGGCAATCACTATTTCGGAAAAACTATCTGGACAGCTGTATCCCGAAAAGACACTCAAAATCCAGATCAGCGGTTACGAAAAAGAGACCTCCTGGGTATCAATCTCCTTACAGATTTTTCCTATGATGATGGCGTATACGTAGATGGGCAAATCTATGATCCTGAGAATGGTAAAACCTATAGCTGCAAAATCAGTTTCAGCGGTCGCAATCTTAAAGTGCGTGGTTATATTGGCATCTCACTATTGGGCAGGACAGAGACATTTGAACGTGTATTGTAA
- a CDS encoding CCA tRNA nucleotidyltransferase, with the protein MRKPKFEIRNPQIRHQPSDLHDPSINPIHPRSIFAAMDIQCTEHELSVLKKVAFAAHQLHMPCYLIGGFVRDKILGRPTKDADFVCVGDGMALAKAAAHNFHPAPRVSYFKNFGTAHFRLNHGFDMEFVGARKESYRSHSRNPEVSPGTITDDQNRRDFTINALAISLNEGDYGKLVDPFNGLDDMQQQLIRTPMDPDQTFSDDPLRMMRAIRFASQLKFRIEPETFHAITRNRERIKIISQERITVELNKIILSPQPSIGFKLLYDSQLLHLIFPQMVDLAGAEFIEGKGHKDNFYHTLQVLDNVAKRSGDLWLRWAAILHDIGKPATKRFEDGHGWTFHGHDAVGGRMVPKIFVKLKLPQSDTMKFVRKLVELHLRPISLTKENISDSAIRRLLFDAGPDFDELMILCESDITSKNKYKVNRYLENFELVKRRCEEVEEKDRMRAWQPPITGELIMEVFGIPPSRKVGDIKDAIRNAILDGIIPNDYEAAFQYMLKKGEENGLQPVK; encoded by the coding sequence ATGCGAAAACCGAAATTTGAAATCAGAAATCCTCAAATCAGACATCAGCCATCCGATCTTCATGATCCTTCCATCAATCCAATTCATCCGAGGTCTATCTTTGCCGCCATGGACATCCAGTGTACTGAACATGAGTTAAGCGTTCTGAAGAAAGTGGCTTTTGCGGCCCATCAGTTACATATGCCCTGTTATTTGATCGGCGGCTTTGTACGGGATAAGATATTAGGACGGCCAACGAAAGACGCCGATTTCGTTTGTGTAGGTGATGGAATGGCATTGGCGAAAGCTGCTGCCCATAACTTTCACCCGGCACCTCGTGTCAGTTATTTTAAAAACTTTGGTACTGCCCATTTCCGCCTTAATCATGGGTTTGATATGGAATTTGTAGGCGCTCGTAAAGAAAGCTACCGATCTCATTCCCGAAATCCAGAAGTTAGTCCGGGTACCATCACCGACGATCAGAACCGGAGGGATTTTACGATTAACGCCTTGGCTATTAGTTTAAATGAAGGAGACTATGGCAAGTTGGTAGATCCCTTCAATGGGCTTGATGACATGCAGCAACAGCTAATCAGAACTCCAATGGATCCTGACCAAACCTTTAGTGATGATCCCCTTCGGATGATGCGGGCTATTCGCTTTGCCTCCCAATTGAAGTTTCGGATTGAGCCTGAAACCTTTCATGCCATTACCCGCAATAGGGAGCGGATCAAGATCATCTCGCAAGAGCGGATCACTGTTGAACTAAATAAGATCATTCTGTCGCCCCAGCCTTCTATTGGATTCAAGCTACTTTATGATTCTCAGTTGCTGCACCTGATCTTTCCCCAAATGGTTGATCTGGCAGGTGCAGAGTTTATTGAAGGTAAAGGGCATAAGGACAATTTCTATCACACCCTACAGGTATTAGATAATGTAGCCAAGCGTTCCGGCGATCTATGGCTGCGCTGGGCTGCTATACTCCATGACATTGGCAAGCCTGCTACCAAACGCTTTGAAGATGGCCACGGCTGGACCTTTCATGGTCATGATGCAGTAGGGGGGCGTATGGTGCCTAAGATCTTTGTGAAGCTGAAATTGCCACAAAGCGACACGATGAAGTTTGTGCGGAAGCTGGTAGAACTGCACTTGAGGCCCATCAGTTTAACGAAAGAAAATATCTCCGACTCAGCCATTCGCCGTTTGCTATTTGATGCAGGCCCTGATTTTGATGAGCTTATGATCCTGTGTGAAAGCGATATCACCTCCAAGAACAAGTATAAGGTGAACCGGTACCTTGAAAACTTTGAATTGGTAAAACGCCGCTGTGAGGAAGTAGAGGAAAAGGACCGGATGCGCGCCTGGCAGCCACCGATAACTGGAGAGTTGATCATGGAAGTCTTTGGTATACCGCCTTCCCGTAAAGTGGGGGATATAAAAGACGCTATCCGTAATGCCATTCTGGATGGCATAATACCGAATGATTATGAGGCAGCTTTTCAGTACATGCTCAAAAAAGGAGAAGAAAATGGCTTGCAGCCTGTTAAGTAA
- a CDS encoding 2,3,4,5-tetrahydropyridine-2,6-dicarboxylate N-succinyltransferase, whose product MQLRETIEKVWQNRELLGEAAYQEAVRAIIEEVDKGRLRVAEPTGNNWQVNEWVKQAILLYFGIQPMQTWNVEPFEFYDKMLLKKNYKELGVRAVPHAVARYGAYVAKNVVLMPSYVNIGAYVDEGTMVDTWATVGSCAQIGKHVHLSGGVGIGGVLEPLQASPVIIEDGCFIGSRCIVVEGVRVEKEAVLGANVVLTQSTKIIDVSGSEPKEMKGVVPARSVVIPGSYTKKFPAGEYNVSCALIIGQRKASTDLKTSLNDALRDFNVAV is encoded by the coding sequence ATGCAATTGAGAGAAACGATAGAGAAAGTTTGGCAAAATCGTGAGTTGCTGGGTGAGGCTGCTTATCAAGAGGCTGTACGTGCAATAATTGAAGAAGTAGACAAAGGCCGCTTACGTGTTGCAGAACCTACAGGCAACAACTGGCAGGTAAATGAATGGGTAAAGCAAGCCATCTTATTATATTTTGGTATTCAGCCCATGCAAACCTGGAACGTAGAACCGTTTGAGTTTTACGATAAGATGTTGCTGAAAAAGAACTATAAAGAATTAGGTGTACGTGCCGTACCACATGCCGTAGCCCGCTATGGAGCCTATGTTGCTAAGAACGTGGTATTGATGCCGTCTTATGTAAATATCGGTGCCTACGTAGACGAAGGCACCATGGTAGACACATGGGCCACCGTTGGTAGCTGTGCACAGATCGGCAAGCATGTTCACCTAAGTGGTGGCGTAGGCATTGGTGGTGTATTAGAGCCATTGCAAGCCAGCCCTGTTATTATTGAAGATGGTTGCTTTATCGGTTCTCGTTGTATAGTGGTAGAAGGTGTACGTGTAGAGAAAGAAGCGGTATTGGGTGCCAATGTTGTATTGACGCAATCAACCAAGATCATTGATGTGAGTGGAAGCGAGCCTAAGGAAATGAAAGGTGTAGTACCTGCTCGTAGTGTGGTGATTCCTGGTAGCTATACCAAGAAATTCCCTGCTGGTGAATACAATGTTAGCTGTGCCCTGATCATTGGTCAGCGTAAAGCCAGCACCGATCTGAAGACCAGCTTGAATGATGCCCTTCGCGATTTTAATGTAGCTGTTTAA
- a CDS encoding alpha/beta fold hydrolase, protein MKTKVKSDYRKALIDKMGVSIRQGEVRIDSVKTAYLSAGSGSCVIFLHGAGAGGVTWYPTIAAIAKHFHVLAPDIVGYGESDKPNAPYDRPYFTKWLKGFLLEMKISKVHIVGLSQGGAIALQFAIDHPEMVDKLVVVDSAGLGAKVSLWPFIGMIWMNTFPSSMANRFNSSYILHRPENRDPNHSFYSIAVLKDKGGKNVFKQGRGAAVSKISEESLQQIRNETLIIWGKDDQLFPVEYGEKAAKIIPNAKFHLIEDAGHLPLMDQPEKFNNILTNFLNK, encoded by the coding sequence TTGAAAACAAAAGTAAAAAGCGATTATAGGAAAGCCCTAATTGACAAGATGGGGGTTTCGATTCGGCAAGGTGAGGTTAGGATTGATTCCGTTAAAACGGCTTATCTATCTGCAGGGAGTGGTAGTTGCGTCATTTTTCTGCACGGTGCTGGTGCCGGTGGAGTTACCTGGTACCCGACGATTGCTGCTATTGCTAAACATTTTCATGTATTGGCCCCAGATATCGTGGGATATGGAGAATCTGACAAACCCAACGCTCCGTATGACCGTCCTTATTTCACAAAGTGGCTAAAAGGCTTCCTGCTGGAAATGAAGATATCAAAGGTTCATATCGTTGGATTGTCTCAGGGAGGAGCTATAGCCTTACAGTTTGCCATTGATCACCCAGAGATGGTGGATAAGCTAGTTGTAGTTGACTCGGCTGGCTTAGGGGCGAAAGTTTCCCTTTGGCCATTTATTGGAATGATTTGGATGAATACTTTTCCATCCTCGATGGCAAATCGTTTTAATTCTTCTTATATACTTCATCGGCCGGAAAATAGAGACCCAAACCATAGCTTCTATTCCATAGCCGTGCTTAAAGATAAAGGAGGAAAAAATGTGTTCAAGCAAGGTAGAGGTGCTGCTGTATCGAAAATTTCTGAAGAGTCATTGCAGCAAATTAGAAATGAGACACTTATCATTTGGGGAAAAGATGATCAATTGTTTCCTGTTGAATATGGTGAAAAAGCCGCTAAAATAATTCCCAATGCAAAATTTCATTTAATTGAAGATGCTGGCCATTTACCATTGATGGATCAACCAGAAAAGTTCAATAACATTCTAACTAATTTTTTAAACAAATAA
- a CDS encoding heavy-metal-associated domain-containing protein, giving the protein MKHIFLIIVLAVSMTAKAQVSRVSLQASGLTCSMCSNSINKALKTLDFVAHIEADVKHYTFDISFKPDTFVDFNQIRKKVEDAGFFVSSFVAVIDFDKLSFSTNQSVKIANQQLVFVNKLDQPLRGTQKITLLDRGFVSSKQAKARPLFMSIEDIITYHVTQ; this is encoded by the coding sequence ATGAAACATATTTTTCTAATCATTGTCCTGGCTGTTTCAATGACAGCGAAAGCACAGGTCAGCCGGGTTTCTTTACAAGCCAGTGGATTAACCTGCAGCATGTGTAGTAATTCAATAAATAAAGCGTTAAAAACACTTGACTTCGTTGCACATATTGAGGCAGATGTTAAGCATTACACCTTTGATATCTCTTTTAAGCCTGATACATTTGTTGACTTTAATCAGATACGAAAAAAAGTAGAAGATGCTGGGTTTTTCGTGTCCAGTTTCGTTGCCGTTATTGATTTTGATAAGTTGTCCTTCTCTACTAACCAATCGGTTAAAATCGCTAACCAACAATTGGTTTTTGTAAACAAATTAGACCAACCACTCCGGGGAACACAAAAGATTACATTGTTGGACCGGGGATTTGTCTCTTCTAAACAAGCCAAAGCACGCCCTCTTTTCATGTCTATAGAAGATATAATTACTTATCATGTAACTCAATAA
- a CDS encoding IS1096 element passenger TnpR family protein, whose protein sequence is MAILKLRVYFEEDDSIYRDIAIRHTQSFKDLHTAILKAFEFDSKFGATFFRSNDNWQRGREISLEVYNKTYKAPPLLMADTTIGSEIRDPNQKFIYVYDFAKNWTFLVALIGVTKEENPKFTYPTVIRTEGIAPSQYGTKSLLGDRFTDVEEKYDLAKGTEGFGTEGEEGVGDEFASSGESGGDDDY, encoded by the coding sequence ATGGCTATTCTAAAACTAAGGGTCTATTTTGAAGAAGACGACAGTATATACCGAGACATTGCAATCAGGCATACACAAAGCTTCAAAGACCTACATACTGCTATTCTGAAGGCTTTTGAATTTGATTCGAAGTTCGGCGCTACTTTTTTTCGTAGTAACGACAATTGGCAGCGTGGGCGTGAAATATCATTAGAGGTTTATAATAAAACGTATAAGGCTCCGCCGCTTTTAATGGCTGATACAACTATTGGTTCAGAGATCCGTGATCCAAACCAGAAGTTTATCTATGTATATGACTTTGCCAAAAACTGGACATTCCTGGTGGCCTTGATTGGTGTAACCAAAGAAGAGAATCCAAAATTTACTTATCCTACTGTTATTCGTACGGAGGGTATTGCTCCAAGTCAGTATGGCACAAAAAGCTTACTGGGTGATCGCTTTACCGATGTAGAAGAGAAGTATGATCTGGCTAAAGGCACTGAAGGCTTTGGTACAGAAGGAGAGGAGGGTGTTGGAGATGAGTTTGCCAGCAGTGGTGAAAGCGGAGGTGATGACGATTATTAA
- a CDS encoding DUF6010 family protein — protein sequence MAAFYGLLTGLGIIFLTVLLVKYFSTKLMAATILCAIAFIYVGFSLQGNTVSYIILVVLVAALFYFLALMGYTKSPALIGYGTLLHGVWDVFHHHGFIIKASIPDYWPLYCLVTDLVTGIYFVMYFTRRKKEDQLNNVFLK from the coding sequence ATGGCTGCATTTTATGGCCTTTTAACGGGTTTGGGGATTATCTTTTTAACGGTACTACTCGTAAAGTATTTCTCAACCAAACTTATGGCAGCTACGATTCTGTGTGCTATTGCCTTTATTTATGTTGGCTTCTCATTGCAAGGAAACACTGTTAGCTACATCATATTGGTTGTGTTAGTGGCTGCCTTATTTTACTTCCTGGCTTTAATGGGGTATACAAAGTCCCCTGCTTTGATTGGGTATGGCACTTTGCTTCATGGAGTTTGGGATGTCTTTCATCACCATGGATTCATAATTAAGGCCAGCATTCCAGACTATTGGCCACTATATTGCCTAGTAACTGATTTGGTAACAGGAATTTATTTTGTCATGTATTTTACAAGGCGGAAAAAGGAAGATCAATTGAATAATGTATTCCTTAAATGA
- a CDS encoding GlxA family transcriptional regulator, whose translation MKRFAFIIPPNVELLDLAGPVQVFTEAKFYGFEADIRFYKLEDVTVSTAGLEFGDLANFKSANVKEGDYIFVPGMNFDYVESLSFRAQTEFFNWLKGCSQNKITVCSICNGAFALGHAGLLKDTQCTTHWRRVKALQEQFPEAKVISDVLYIKSNNVYTSAGISAGIDLALAILEDLKGPFFTHKVARGLVVYHRRSGTHKQQSIYLDYRNHINPQVHEVQDYLIENLSKENNIEDLASLVGMSPRNLSRVFKEKTGSTILEYLTLLRKEYASTMLNNPEYTIEYIAAQCGFKSARQLQRLLKQ comes from the coding sequence ATGAAAAGGTTTGCGTTTATTATTCCTCCAAATGTCGAATTATTGGATTTGGCTGGACCTGTACAAGTATTTACGGAAGCCAAATTTTATGGCTTTGAAGCCGACATACGTTTTTACAAGTTAGAGGATGTAACTGTATCAACTGCAGGGTTGGAATTTGGTGACCTTGCCAATTTTAAGAGCGCCAACGTAAAAGAAGGTGATTATATTTTTGTGCCAGGAATGAACTTTGACTATGTCGAAAGTCTTTCTTTTCGGGCACAAACGGAGTTTTTCAATTGGCTTAAAGGATGTTCCCAAAATAAGATAACGGTCTGTTCTATTTGTAATGGTGCCTTTGCCTTAGGGCATGCCGGCCTTTTGAAGGATACACAGTGTACCACACATTGGCGGAGAGTAAAGGCACTCCAAGAGCAATTCCCCGAAGCAAAGGTCATTTCGGATGTCTTGTACATTAAGAGTAATAACGTGTACACAAGCGCCGGTATCAGTGCCGGTATTGATCTGGCATTAGCTATTTTAGAGGATCTAAAGGGGCCTTTCTTTACGCATAAAGTCGCCAGAGGGCTTGTCGTATATCACCGCAGAAGCGGGACACATAAACAGCAAAGCATTTATTTGGATTATAGAAATCACATTAACCCGCAAGTCCATGAAGTGCAGGATTATTTGATTGAGAACCTCTCTAAGGAAAATAACATAGAGGATTTAGCCTCACTTGTTGGCATGAGTCCAAGAAACCTGAGCCGGGTTTTTAAAGAGAAAACCGGATCTACTATTTTGGAATATCTCACTTTGTTGCGCAAAGAATACGCAAGCACCATGCTTAATAACCCGGAATATACCATTGAATACATCGCTGCCCAGTGCGGCTTTAAATCTGCCCGGCAACTGCAGCGCTTATTAAAACAATAA